A genome region from Mycobacterium florentinum includes the following:
- a CDS encoding acetyl-CoA C-acetyltransferase produces the protein MSALREVVICEPVRTPIGRYGGMFSSRSAVDLGVTALKGLLDRTGLAPDAVQDVILGHCYPNSDAPAIGRVVALDAGLPVTVPGMQVDRRCGSGLQAVIQAGLQVGAGDNDLVVAGGCESMSNVAFYSTDMRWGGARDGVRVHDGLARGRTTAGGRHYPVAGGMLETAENLRRQYGITRQEQDELAVRSHQRAVAAQKDGVLASEIIPVIIPGRQGDDVIDTDEHPRADTSVESLSKLKPVLRNDDPEATVTAGNASGQNDAASMCVVTTRDKASEYGLTPLVRIVSWGLAGVAPKIMGIGPVPATEVALAKAGLQLSDIDLIELNEAFAAQALAVTREWKFGAADFDRTNVHGSGISLGHPVGATGGRMLATLARELNRRQARYGLETMCIGGGQGLAAIFERIA, from the coding sequence ATGAGTGCTCTCCGCGAGGTCGTCATCTGCGAGCCCGTCCGGACGCCGATCGGCCGTTACGGCGGAATGTTCTCCTCGCGCAGTGCCGTTGACCTCGGGGTCACCGCGCTGAAAGGGTTGCTCGATCGAACCGGGCTGGCTCCCGATGCCGTGCAAGACGTGATTCTCGGCCACTGCTATCCCAACAGCGATGCGCCCGCGATCGGGCGCGTGGTGGCGTTGGATGCCGGGTTGCCGGTGACGGTGCCCGGCATGCAGGTGGACCGTCGCTGCGGCTCGGGTCTGCAGGCAGTGATTCAGGCGGGCCTGCAGGTGGGCGCCGGCGACAACGACCTCGTCGTCGCCGGGGGATGCGAAAGCATGAGCAACGTCGCCTTCTACTCCACCGACATGCGTTGGGGAGGGGCTCGCGACGGCGTACGGGTGCACGACGGGCTGGCCCGCGGGCGCACGACCGCCGGCGGCCGTCACTACCCGGTTGCGGGCGGGATGCTCGAGACCGCCGAGAACTTGCGCCGCCAGTACGGCATAACACGTCAGGAGCAGGACGAGCTCGCGGTGCGGTCGCATCAGCGTGCGGTGGCCGCGCAGAAGGACGGCGTGCTGGCCTCGGAAATAATCCCGGTGATCATCCCCGGTCGACAGGGCGACGACGTGATCGACACCGACGAGCATCCCCGCGCCGACACCTCGGTGGAGTCGTTGAGCAAGCTCAAACCTGTTCTGCGCAACGATGATCCGGAGGCAACGGTCACGGCCGGCAACGCCAGCGGCCAGAACGACGCCGCGTCCATGTGTGTGGTGACCACGCGGGACAAGGCATCCGAGTACGGCCTGACCCCGCTGGTCCGGATCGTGTCGTGGGGACTGGCGGGGGTGGCGCCCAAGATCATGGGGATCGGCCCGGTGCCCGCCACCGAGGTGGCGCTGGCCAAAGCCGGCCTGCAACTGTCCGACATCGACCTCATCGAGCTCAACGAGGCCTTTGCCGCTCAAGCACTGGCGGTGACACGCGAATGGAAGTTCGGCGCTGCCGATTTCGACCGAACCAACGTGCACGGCTCGGGGATCTCGCTGGGCCACCCGGTCGGTGCGACCGGCGGACGCATGCTCGCCACCTTGGCGCGTGAGCTCAATCGTCGCCAGGCGCGCTACGGACTGGAGACCATGTGCATCGGAGGCGGGCAAGGCCTGGCCGCGATTTTCGAAAGGATCGCTTGA
- a CDS encoding CoA transferase: protein MQPLSGVTVIEISSFVAAPLCGVTLNQLGAQVIRVDPIGGASDVKRWPLAADGTSIYWTGLNRGKRSATIDVRSPEGQELVQRLVTDGDGIVVTNAVLPWLSHEVLAAKRSDVIHVQLLGRGDGSTGVDYTVNAAIGYPLVTGPANQAGPINHVLPAWDVCCGLYAALAVVSALHRRAQSGEGARITLALEDVALATAGNLGLLTEPQVIGTQRERLGNAIYGQYGQDFNSSDGVRFMVVLLTSRHFRDMVAVTGTGSAVAALAEALGVDFNTEGDRYRYRDVLSGLFATWFADHTAEQVTAALSDTTVLFERYRTFAQVAEDPKVTANPLFSRLDQPGVGEYLATGLPAAFDGVHAYSQPAPTLGQDTADVLGQCLGLTPADIERLTSAKTIG from the coding sequence GTGCAGCCGCTCAGCGGGGTTACCGTCATCGAGATATCCAGCTTCGTCGCCGCGCCACTGTGCGGTGTGACGCTGAATCAACTTGGCGCACAAGTAATCCGTGTCGATCCGATCGGCGGCGCCTCGGACGTGAAGCGCTGGCCGCTGGCCGCCGACGGCACGTCGATCTACTGGACCGGGCTGAACAGGGGGAAGCGCTCGGCCACCATCGACGTGCGCTCGCCCGAGGGGCAAGAACTGGTGCAGCGGCTGGTTACCGACGGCGACGGCATCGTCGTGACCAATGCGGTGCTGCCCTGGCTCAGCCATGAAGTGTTGGCGGCCAAGCGTTCCGACGTCATCCATGTGCAGCTACTCGGGCGCGGCGACGGGTCCACCGGGGTCGACTACACCGTCAACGCGGCCATCGGTTATCCACTGGTGACCGGACCGGCCAACCAGGCCGGTCCGATCAACCACGTGCTGCCCGCCTGGGATGTGTGCTGCGGGCTCTATGCGGCATTGGCGGTTGTTTCCGCGCTGCACCGCCGCGCCCAGTCGGGCGAGGGCGCACGGATCACCCTCGCGCTGGAGGATGTCGCACTGGCCACGGCGGGGAATCTGGGATTGCTGACCGAGCCTCAGGTGATCGGAACCCAGCGCGAGCGTCTGGGCAACGCCATCTACGGCCAGTACGGCCAGGACTTCAACAGTTCCGACGGGGTGAGGTTCATGGTTGTCCTGTTGACTTCCAGGCATTTTCGCGACATGGTTGCCGTGACCGGAACAGGCTCCGCGGTGGCTGCGCTGGCCGAGGCGCTGGGTGTGGACTTCAACACCGAAGGCGACCGGTACCGATACCGTGACGTGCTGTCCGGCTTGTTCGCCACCTGGTTCGCCGATCACACGGCCGAACAGGTCACCGCGGCGCTGTCGGACACGACCGTGCTGTTCGAGCGATACCGCACCTTCGCGCAGGTCGCCGAAGACCCGAAAGTGACTGCCAATCCGCTATTTTCCCGGCTGGACCAACCGGGTGTCGGTGAATATCTGGCCACCGGCCTGCCGGCGGCGTTCGACGGCGTGCACGCCTACAGCCAGCCCGCGCCCACGCTGGGCCAGGACACCGCCGATGTCCTCGGCCAGTGCCTGGGATTGACGCCCGCCGACATCGAGCGGCTCACCAGCGCCAAGACGATCGGCTGA
- a CDS encoding acyl-CoA dehydrogenase family protein, which produces MTKLAQTLGLTEIQTEIVATVRQFVEKEVIPHAAELERADTYPQDIVDQMREMGLFGLMIPEEYGGLGESLLTYALCVEELARGWMSVSGVLNTHFIVAYMLRQHGTDEQRQRFLPRMATGETRGAFSMSEPELGSDVAAIRTRARRNSDGTYTINGQKMWLTNGGSSTLVAVLVRTDEGSDKPHRNLTAFLVEKPTGFGEVIPGLRIPGKIDKLGYKGIDTTEMIFDGYAASADDVLGGTTGQGFFQMMDGIEVGRVNVSARACGVGIRAFELAVRYAQQRETFGKPIAEHQAIAFQLAEMATKVEAAHLMMVNAARLKDSGERNDVAAGMAKYLCSEYCTEVTQQSFRIHGGYGYSKEYEIERLMRDAPFLLIGEGTSEIQKNIISKRLLAEYQA; this is translated from the coding sequence ATGACCAAACTCGCCCAGACCCTGGGGCTGACCGAGATTCAAACCGAGATCGTCGCTACGGTACGGCAATTCGTGGAGAAGGAGGTTATCCCGCACGCGGCCGAACTCGAACGCGCCGACACCTACCCGCAGGACATCGTCGATCAGATGCGTGAGATGGGCCTGTTCGGGCTGATGATCCCCGAAGAGTACGGCGGCCTCGGGGAGTCGCTGCTGACCTACGCGCTGTGTGTCGAGGAGCTGGCGCGCGGCTGGATGAGTGTGTCCGGGGTGCTCAACACCCATTTCATCGTCGCGTACATGCTGCGCCAGCACGGCACCGACGAACAACGGCAGCGCTTCCTGCCCCGGATGGCGACCGGCGAAACCCGCGGTGCCTTTTCGATGTCGGAGCCCGAGCTGGGTTCCGATGTGGCCGCGATCCGCACTCGGGCCCGGCGCAATTCCGATGGCACCTACACGATCAACGGCCAGAAGATGTGGCTCACCAACGGTGGCAGTTCCACCCTGGTGGCGGTGCTGGTGCGCACCGACGAGGGCTCCGACAAGCCGCACCGCAACCTGACCGCCTTCCTCGTCGAAAAGCCAACGGGCTTCGGCGAAGTCATTCCCGGCCTGCGAATTCCCGGCAAGATCGACAAGCTGGGCTACAAGGGCATCGACACGACCGAGATGATTTTCGACGGCTACGCGGCCAGTGCCGACGATGTGCTCGGCGGCACCACCGGGCAGGGCTTCTTCCAGATGATGGACGGTATCGAGGTCGGCCGGGTCAACGTGTCGGCGCGGGCGTGCGGGGTCGGGATCCGTGCTTTCGAGCTCGCGGTGCGCTACGCGCAACAACGCGAGACGTTCGGCAAGCCGATCGCCGAGCACCAGGCCATCGCCTTCCAGCTGGCCGAGATGGCGACCAAAGTCGAAGCGGCACACCTGATGATGGTCAACGCGGCGCGCCTGAAGGATTCGGGCGAGCGCAACGACGTCGCCGCCGGCATGGCCAAATACCTGTGCAGCGAGTACTGCACCGAGGTCACCCAGCAGAGTTTCCGGATCCACGGTGGCTACGGCTACTCCAAGGAATACGAGATCGAGCGGTTGATGCGCGACGCGCCGTTCCTGCTGATCGGTGAGGGAACCAGCGAAATCCAGAAGAACATCATCAGCAAGCGACTACTCGCCGAATATCAGGCGTGA
- a CDS encoding GntR family transcriptional regulator encodes MSVPDFAARPQLSEDVARIIRRRIFDGAYAAGSYVRLDQLAAELGISVTPVREALFALRAEGLIAQQPRRGFVVLPVTGRDVTDVANVQAHVGGELAARAAVNITPGQLHELKELQAQLERAYAGDDHERIVLLNHEFHRAINVAADSPKLAQLMSQITRFAPESVFPSIEGWPSQSIKDHRQILTALEIHDDKLARAAMSEHLAAGAVPLIDHLVARGVVADDSGTA; translated from the coding sequence ATGAGCGTTCCGGATTTCGCTGCGCGGCCTCAACTTTCCGAGGACGTCGCGCGGATCATCCGTCGGCGGATATTCGACGGCGCCTACGCCGCGGGGTCATACGTTCGCCTGGACCAGCTGGCGGCCGAGTTGGGGATCAGTGTCACTCCGGTCCGAGAGGCGCTGTTTGCGTTGCGCGCCGAAGGACTGATCGCCCAGCAACCCCGCCGCGGCTTCGTGGTGTTGCCGGTCACCGGTCGCGACGTCACCGATGTCGCGAATGTGCAGGCACACGTCGGTGGGGAGCTGGCCGCGCGCGCCGCGGTCAACATCACTCCCGGCCAGCTGCACGAGCTCAAGGAACTGCAGGCGCAGCTGGAGCGGGCGTATGCCGGCGACGACCATGAGCGGATTGTCCTGCTGAACCACGAGTTTCACCGGGCCATCAATGTGGCGGCCGACTCGCCCAAACTCGCTCAGCTGATGTCACAGATCACCCGATTCGCCCCCGAATCGGTGTTCCCGTCGATCGAGGGCTGGCCGAGCCAGTCGATCAAGGACCATCGGCAGATCCTGACCGCGCTGGAGATTCACGACGACAAACTGGCGCGTGCCGCGATGTCGGAACATCTGGCCGCCGGCGCGGTTCCGTTGATCGATCATCTGGTCGCCCGCGGCGTGGTGGCCGACGACAGCGGTACCGCTTAG
- a CDS encoding GlxA family transcriptional regulator, whose product MRSVAILAEPDVIAFDLAIAVEVFGRVWLDGTAPGYRVRVCGCEPLVAAGPIRIATDFGLDELANADTIIVPGRNDAAAPVGDDVVAALKSAYHKGIRIASICSGAFTLAAAGILDGKRATTHWVAAELFAATYPNVRLDADALYVDEGQVLSSAGASAGLDLCLHLVARDYGSAAAADAARLAVTPLHRSGGQAQFIIRNRRMSNTELDGVLVWIENNAHLPLTLRDIARQASSSERTINRRFKLETGQTPMQWVNNVRIRHAQQLLERTADGIESISRQVGFASATNFREQFRRLSGVSPQGYRQTFRDQSG is encoded by the coding sequence ATGCGTTCCGTCGCGATTCTCGCCGAGCCCGATGTCATCGCGTTCGATCTCGCGATCGCGGTGGAGGTGTTCGGCCGCGTCTGGCTGGACGGCACAGCGCCGGGCTACCGGGTTCGGGTGTGTGGCTGCGAGCCCCTCGTCGCCGCGGGGCCGATCCGGATCGCAACCGACTTCGGCCTGGACGAGCTCGCCAACGCCGACACCATCATCGTGCCGGGCCGCAACGACGCGGCGGCGCCAGTGGGCGACGACGTGGTTGCCGCATTGAAGTCTGCGTACCACAAGGGAATTCGAATCGCGTCGATCTGTAGCGGTGCTTTCACCCTGGCCGCCGCGGGCATCCTCGACGGGAAACGGGCGACCACGCACTGGGTCGCGGCGGAATTGTTTGCGGCGACCTACCCCAATGTCAGGCTGGATGCCGATGCGCTCTACGTCGACGAAGGCCAAGTTCTCAGCTCGGCCGGGGCGTCGGCCGGGCTGGATCTGTGTCTGCACCTGGTCGCCCGCGACTACGGTTCGGCCGCGGCCGCCGACGCCGCCCGCCTGGCCGTCACCCCACTGCACCGCAGCGGCGGGCAAGCACAATTCATCATCCGCAATCGCCGCATGTCCAACACCGAACTCGACGGCGTATTGGTCTGGATCGAGAACAATGCGCACCTGCCGTTGACACTGCGCGACATTGCGCGCCAGGCGTCCAGCAGCGAGCGGACCATCAACCGCCGGTTCAAGCTCGAGACCGGTCAGACGCCCATGCAGTGGGTCAACAATGTCCGGATCAGGCACGCGCAGCAGCTCCTGGAGAGAACCGCCGACGGCATCGAAAGCATCTCGCGCCAAGTAGGTTTCGCCTCGGCGACGAACTTCCGTGAGCAATTTCGCCGACTGTCCGGAGTGTCGCCGCAGGGCTACCGGCAGACGTTCCGCGATCAGAGCGGCTAA
- a CDS encoding DJ-1/PfpI family protein, with protein sequence MHAQIVLYDGFDPLDAIGPFEVLAAGAEMVAGDLAVTLVTADGPRSVTSGTRGLALAATATLDPSEPGCVIVPGASGPIVGDPDDGVETIPVLLARAAQTELTPLLHKAFANPDVTMAAVCGGSVIMAMSGLIEGRHAVTHHLGLDLLDAAGVRPVAARVVDDGDLVTAGGVTSGLDLALHLLDRFYGPRIAHAVEELFEYERRGTVWRPAGREPVEV encoded by the coding sequence GTGCATGCGCAAATTGTGTTGTACGACGGGTTCGACCCACTGGACGCCATCGGTCCGTTCGAAGTTCTTGCCGCCGGCGCGGAGATGGTCGCGGGCGATCTCGCGGTGACATTGGTGACGGCGGACGGCCCGCGGAGCGTGACCAGCGGCACCCGCGGTTTGGCGCTGGCCGCCACCGCCACGCTCGATCCGTCCGAACCCGGGTGCGTGATCGTTCCCGGTGCCAGTGGGCCGATCGTGGGCGACCCCGACGACGGCGTCGAGACCATCCCGGTGTTGTTGGCCCGGGCGGCGCAGACCGAGCTGACCCCGCTGCTGCACAAGGCATTTGCGAATCCGGACGTGACCATGGCCGCGGTGTGCGGGGGGTCGGTGATCATGGCGATGTCGGGCCTGATCGAAGGACGCCATGCGGTGACCCATCATTTGGGTTTGGACCTGCTCGACGCCGCGGGTGTGCGGCCGGTCGCGGCCCGGGTCGTCGACGACGGAGATCTCGTCACGGCCGGCGGCGTGACCTCGGGCCTCGACCTGGCCCTGCACCTGCTCGATCGCTTTTACGGTCCTCGAATCGCGCACGCCGTCGAGGAACTCTTCGAATACGAGCGACGGGGCACCGTATGGCGGCCCGCGGGCCGAGAACCGGT